From a region of the Armatimonas rosea genome:
- a CDS encoding efflux RND transporter permease subunit: MWLTNLAIKRPVAIMMLIGALIVMGLQGFFKMPAEQDPRVEFPFVTVTTAYPGAGPGEIETLVTKPIEDAVGAVNGVKNVTSTSQQGISVVAIEFLLSTNADVAAADVRGKVDAVRARLPREVEAPTIQKANTSSTPILYMAMRSKIGRNNKEVRDLADRVVKDQLGQVSGVSSVIVTGGDKREVQVRLDKNRLDAYGLTVTDVASAIKSQNLNVPSGRITEGNRDYAVRVIGEFASADELRNLRLSFAGRNGSADRTILMSDLGAVEDTVAERTESALLSQRQGPGALPDSTDTVSIAVQKTSEGNTVDIVKGVRKQMVSLAKLLPDDIEFTTTQDKAVKTDENLKDVEMTLVIGAFLAVTIVFFFLHNFRGTLIVALSIPTSIIATFLVMYSIGFTLNSMTLLGLSLAVGILVDDSIVVIENIYRHLALGETPEEAARNGRSEIGMAAVTITLVDVVVFVPVAFMGGIVGQFFRSFGLTVAIATLFSLLMSFTLAPMLASRWYKKGEYAEPHGGFFGAINRFYTRLENSYERALGWALVHRGSVIFIGNMALVLVVLWMAAAGSGAGAIKMAMPLAILQLVVGAILVGVSKLKKRFTIEPLITTAIGAIATVIVTVLAGQVGKPLGFRFAPGQDQGQVALTVELPAGASLDATNLVLKQIEAKIHDIPEIQYIESSAGSTATGGFGSTSNNGTNFGQVRITLNDPMGTLDRLEPWKDHSDLRTRSDVEIATIVRERVKDIPGADIKTAEVSGFNGSAAPVQIEIVGPNMDENIVNARKVRAVLEKTPGILTPDISYKATKPEVQVVLDRERAAQFGLTVQQVAQALRDAVEGNIDAKFRDNGEQYDIRVQYNRIDRGSVADVGSVIIATKNGQPIRVSDVAKTLEGRGPTKIDRKNRQRQLVVSAYLAPGLVIGNMQQKIDPQLKTIDFGKAKYQWGGEANTMAEEGVYMVTALGLAITLVYMLMAALFNNFLYPLIIMLSIPQALVGGLLGLIVTGKPLSIIAMIGVIMLMGLVTKNAILLVDFTNTLRERGYRREDAIREAGPTRLRPILMTTLAQILGAMPIALALGRGSEFRQPLGIVVVGGLCLSALLTLLVIPCVYTVFDDLGEGFARVKRRLTGR, from the coding sequence ATGTGGCTGACAAATCTTGCCATTAAGCGACCGGTGGCGATCATGATGCTCATCGGGGCGCTGATCGTGATGGGCTTGCAGGGCTTCTTCAAGATGCCCGCCGAGCAGGACCCCCGTGTCGAGTTCCCCTTTGTGACGGTCACGACCGCCTATCCGGGCGCGGGGCCGGGAGAGATCGAGACACTGGTCACCAAGCCGATTGAAGATGCCGTCGGGGCGGTCAATGGCGTCAAGAACGTCACCAGCACCAGCCAGCAGGGTATCTCGGTGGTGGCGATTGAGTTCCTGCTCTCCACCAACGCCGATGTGGCCGCTGCCGATGTGCGTGGAAAGGTCGATGCCGTCCGAGCGCGCCTGCCGCGTGAGGTCGAGGCACCGACTATCCAGAAGGCCAACACCAGCTCGACTCCCATTCTCTACATGGCGATGCGCTCCAAGATCGGGCGCAACAATAAAGAGGTCCGTGACCTCGCCGACCGCGTGGTAAAAGACCAGCTCGGCCAGGTCTCGGGGGTGTCGTCGGTGATTGTCACGGGGGGCGACAAGCGTGAGGTCCAGGTCCGCTTGGATAAGAACCGCCTCGATGCCTACGGCCTGACGGTCACCGATGTGGCGAGCGCGATCAAGTCCCAGAACCTGAACGTGCCGTCGGGGCGCATCACCGAGGGGAACCGTGACTACGCCGTGCGGGTGATCGGGGAGTTTGCCAGCGCCGATGAGCTACGCAACCTGCGGCTGAGCTTTGCCGGGCGCAATGGCTCCGCGGACCGGACGATCCTCATGAGCGACCTGGGTGCGGTCGAGGACACGGTCGCCGAGCGCACCGAGAGCGCCCTGCTCTCCCAGCGCCAAGGCCCCGGCGCCCTCCCCGACTCCACCGACACGGTCTCGATCGCGGTGCAGAAGACCAGCGAGGGCAACACGGTCGATATTGTCAAGGGAGTCCGCAAGCAGATGGTCTCCCTGGCCAAGCTCCTCCCCGACGATATCGAGTTCACCACGACCCAGGACAAGGCGGTAAAGACCGACGAGAACCTGAAGGATGTGGAGATGACCCTGGTGATCGGGGCATTTCTGGCGGTGACCATTGTCTTCTTCTTCCTGCACAACTTCCGCGGGACCCTCATTGTCGCCCTCTCGATTCCGACCTCGATTATCGCCACCTTCCTGGTGATGTACTCGATTGGGTTCACGCTCAACTCCATGACCCTGCTGGGGCTCTCGCTCGCGGTGGGAATCCTCGTGGACGACTCCATCGTGGTGATTGAGAACATCTACCGCCACCTCGCGCTGGGGGAGACACCTGAGGAAGCCGCGCGCAACGGCCGCAGCGAGATCGGGATGGCCGCCGTGACCATCACCCTGGTCGATGTGGTGGTCTTTGTGCCCGTGGCGTTTATGGGCGGAATTGTCGGGCAGTTCTTCCGTAGCTTCGGCTTGACCGTGGCGATTGCGACTCTCTTCTCGCTCCTGATGAGCTTCACCCTCGCCCCGATGCTGGCATCGCGCTGGTACAAGAAGGGCGAGTACGCCGAGCCGCACGGGGGCTTCTTTGGTGCGATCAACCGCTTCTACACCCGCCTGGAGAACTCCTACGAGCGGGCGCTGGGCTGGGCGCTGGTGCACCGTGGCTCGGTGATCTTTATCGGAAACATGGCCCTGGTGCTGGTTGTCCTCTGGATGGCCGCCGCCGGGAGCGGCGCGGGTGCGATCAAGATGGCGATGCCCCTGGCGATTCTGCAGCTCGTGGTCGGGGCGATCCTGGTGGGCGTGAGCAAGCTCAAGAAGCGCTTCACGATCGAGCCGCTGATCACCACGGCGATCGGGGCGATTGCGACCGTGATTGTCACGGTTCTTGCCGGCCAGGTCGGAAAGCCGCTGGGCTTCCGGTTCGCGCCGGGCCAGGACCAGGGACAGGTCGCACTGACGGTCGAGCTGCCCGCCGGGGCGAGCCTGGATGCGACCAACCTGGTACTCAAGCAGATCGAGGCCAAGATCCACGATATCCCGGAGATTCAGTACATCGAGAGCTCGGCGGGCTCGACCGCAACCGGCGGCTTTGGCTCGACCAGCAACAACGGAACCAACTTCGGCCAGGTGCGTATCACGCTCAACGACCCGATGGGAACCCTGGACCGCCTGGAGCCTTGGAAAGACCACTCGGACCTGCGCACCCGCAGCGATGTGGAGATCGCCACGATTGTGCGTGAGCGGGTGAAGGACATCCCTGGCGCGGACATCAAGACCGCCGAGGTCTCGGGCTTCAATGGGAGCGCCGCTCCCGTGCAGATCGAGATTGTCGGGCCCAACATGGACGAGAACATCGTCAATGCTCGCAAGGTGCGTGCGGTGCTGGAGAAGACTCCGGGCATCCTGACCCCCGATATTAGCTATAAGGCGACCAAGCCCGAGGTACAGGTGGTGCTGGACCGCGAGCGTGCGGCGCAGTTTGGCCTGACGGTCCAGCAGGTCGCACAGGCGCTGCGGGATGCGGTCGAGGGAAATATCGATGCCAAGTTCCGCGACAACGGTGAGCAGTACGATATCCGTGTCCAGTACAACCGGATCGACCGCGGGTCGGTGGCGGACGTGGGGAGCGTGATTATCGCGACCAAGAACGGCCAGCCGATTCGGGTGAGCGATGTGGCCAAGACCCTGGAGGGCCGCGGTCCCACCAAGATCGACCGCAAGAACCGCCAGCGCCAGCTTGTGGTGAGCGCGTATCTCGCGCCGGGGCTGGTGATCGGCAACATGCAGCAGAAGATCGACCCGCAGCTCAAGACCATCGACTTTGGCAAGGCCAAGTACCAGTGGGGCGGCGAGGCCAATACGATGGCGGAGGAAGGGGTCTACATGGTGACCGCGCTGGGCCTGGCGATCACGCTGGTCTACATGCTCATGGCGGCGCTCTTCAATAACTTCCTCTACCCGCTGATCATCATGCTCTCGATTCCCCAGGCGCTGGTCGGGGGGCTGCTGGGGCTGATTGTCACGGGCAAGCCGCTGAGCATTATCGCCATGATCGGGGTGATCATGCTGATGGGGCTGGTGACCAAGAACGCCATTCTCCTGGTGGACTTTACCAACACGCTCCGGGAGCGGGGCTACCGCCGGGAGGACGCCATCCGCGAGGCCGGCCCGACCCGTCTGCGGCCCATCCTGATGACGACGCTGGCACAGATCCTCGGCGCGATGCCCATCGCGCTGGCACTGGGCCGTGGCTCGGAGTTCCGCCAGCCGCTCGGAATCGTCGTGGTGGGCGGTCTGTGTCTCTCGGCGCTGTTGACCCTGCTGGTGATTCCCTGTGTCTACACCGTCTTCGATGACCTCGGTGAGGGCTTCGCACGGGTGAAACGACGGCTCACGGGACGCTAG
- a CDS encoding alpha/beta fold hydrolase gives MSEASDETQKSGSGMLKKLLWAGVAVGTVAIINAAIFHRTPPLMYRQTGGQAKWLPLPDGDIAYEVAGEGKPLLLLHAIGAGCSAFEWRHVFGPLSETRQVFAPDLLGFGKSDKPKITYTAETYLDLIADFIEQAIGQKTDIIASSLSAAFAVALAHRRPDLVDRLILVCPTGLQALSAPLQPAGKAITTALKLPVLGATLYNLITSRPGLRQYLKLRVYASPEPVDDALVTHFHRAAHQQGGDRVLPYFLGGYLNCNIADALAALPEAPKLLWGAAASETPIAQSEAFLEVRPDAQLVVLNNVGGLPHDEAPEAFLEIVKGWV, from the coding sequence ATGTCTGAGGCAAGCGACGAGACGCAAAAGAGTGGCAGTGGGATGCTCAAGAAGCTCCTGTGGGCGGGCGTGGCCGTGGGAACCGTGGCGATCATCAACGCGGCGATCTTCCACCGGACGCCGCCCCTGATGTACCGACAGACGGGTGGGCAGGCAAAGTGGCTGCCGCTCCCGGATGGCGATATCGCCTATGAAGTGGCGGGCGAGGGCAAACCCTTGCTGCTCCTGCACGCCATTGGCGCGGGCTGCTCGGCGTTTGAGTGGCGGCATGTCTTTGGGCCACTCTCGGAGACGCGCCAGGTCTTTGCCCCCGATCTGCTAGGCTTTGGCAAGTCCGACAAGCCCAAGATCACCTACACCGCTGAGACCTACCTAGACCTGATCGCCGACTTTATCGAGCAGGCGATTGGCCAGAAGACCGATATCATCGCCTCGTCGCTCTCGGCCGCGTTTGCAGTCGCGCTGGCGCACCGCCGCCCCGATCTGGTCGATAGGCTGATCCTGGTCTGCCCGACCGGCCTGCAGGCGCTCTCGGCCCCGCTCCAGCCCGCCGGGAAGGCGATCACAACGGCCCTCAAGCTCCCCGTGCTGGGCGCGACTCTCTACAACCTGATCACCAGCCGCCCCGGCCTGCGCCAGTACCTCAAGCTGCGGGTCTACGCATCGCCGGAGCCCGTGGACGATGCCCTGGTCACCCACTTCCACCGTGCGGCACACCAGCAAGGCGGCGACCGGGTGCTTCCCTACTTTTTGGGCGGCTACCTAAACTGCAATATCGCCGACGCCCTCGCCGCGCTCCCCGAGGCTCCAAAGCTACTCTGGGGCGCCGCCGCCAGCGAGACCCCCATCGCCCAGTCCGAGGCATTTCTCGAGGTCCGCCCCGATGCGCAGCTCGTGGTTCTCAACAACGTCGGTGGCCTGCCGCACGACGAAGCCCCGGAGGCGTTTTTGGAGATCGTGAAGGGGTGGGTTTAG
- a CDS encoding c-type cytochrome domain-containing protein, producing the protein MTQPPPAKAIVFSRDVLPILRPSCMGCHSGPTPASGYSMDTVAKLLAGGRHGAAVVPGKGAQSNLLRYCNGELKPKMPPSGALDKVQLGTLKRWIDEGAKIDSLVAATSLPQPLPSPETLVPRGEGRGARGGLAPVTALALSPNGKTLAVGGYRVVRLVDPLTGELQKTLTGCADQVQSLAWEASGERLAAAGGVPGESGEVAIFALASGKVEKTLTGHTDVVVSVAWRSGTDEIATGSLDKTTALWNVATGQRLRLLKDHADTVLAVVYSPSGEFLATASADRTAKLYRTKDGVRVAALNAHQDAIVRLAFSPDSKRLVTGSADKTVRIWSVKDGPIENPDATQYEAEALTACAFSPDNQRLFWVSASRKIKVFAANGRDYQLELGDATDWVTSLAATTDGKTLIAGTLDGKLFLWDLTTRKFLRSIESRAK; encoded by the coding sequence ATGACGCAGCCGCCCCCAGCCAAAGCGATTGTCTTCAGCCGCGACGTCCTCCCGATCCTGCGCCCCAGCTGCATGGGCTGTCACTCTGGCCCCACCCCCGCCAGCGGCTACTCCATGGACACGGTCGCCAAGCTCCTCGCCGGTGGCCGGCACGGCGCTGCGGTCGTCCCCGGCAAGGGTGCCCAGAGCAATCTCCTGCGCTACTGTAACGGCGAGCTCAAGCCCAAGATGCCCCCGAGCGGCGCGCTCGATAAGGTCCAGCTCGGCACCCTCAAGCGCTGGATCGATGAGGGGGCAAAAATCGATAGCCTAGTGGCGGCGACATCCCTCCCCCAGCCCCTCCCTTCGCCTGAAACCCTCGTTCCGAGGGGCGAAGGGAGGGGAGCAAGGGGTGGGTTAGCCCCTGTCACTGCTCTCGCCTTGTCTCCCAACGGCAAGACCCTCGCGGTGGGCGGCTACCGGGTGGTGCGGCTCGTGGACCCGCTGACGGGAGAGCTGCAAAAGACGCTGACCGGATGCGCCGATCAAGTGCAGAGCCTAGCGTGGGAGGCAAGTGGGGAGCGGCTCGCGGCGGCGGGTGGGGTCCCGGGCGAGAGCGGCGAGGTAGCGATCTTTGCGCTTGCCAGCGGAAAAGTGGAGAAGACCCTCACAGGGCACACCGATGTGGTGGTCTCCGTGGCGTGGCGCAGTGGCACCGACGAAATCGCGACCGGCTCGCTCGACAAGACCACCGCGCTCTGGAATGTAGCAACGGGCCAGCGGCTTCGGCTCCTGAAAGACCACGCCGATACCGTGCTGGCCGTCGTGTATAGCCCGTCGGGGGAGTTCTTGGCAACCGCAAGCGCCGACCGCACTGCCAAGCTCTACCGCACCAAAGACGGTGTCCGGGTGGCAGCGCTCAATGCCCACCAGGATGCCATCGTCCGCCTCGCCTTCTCCCCCGATAGCAAGCGGCTCGTCACGGGCTCGGCGGACAAGACCGTGCGCATCTGGAGTGTCAAAGACGGCCCTATTGAGAACCCCGATGCCACCCAGTACGAGGCCGAAGCCCTCACCGCCTGCGCCTTCTCCCCGGACAACCAGCGCCTTTTTTGGGTCTCCGCATCGCGCAAGATCAAGGTCTTTGCGGCCAATGGGCGCGACTACCAGCTAGAGCTTGGCGATGCCACGGACTGGGTCACGAGCCTCGCCGCCACCACCGATGGCAAGACCTTGATCGCGGGGACGCTCGATGGCAAGCTCTTTCTCTGGGACCTGACAACACGAAAATTCCTGCGGAGCATCGAGAGCCGTGCAAAATAA
- a CDS encoding DUF1501 domain-containing protein produces the protein MLDVNAGREYARCDGMTRWDFVRLGALSAVGLSLPELLAREASGRTEKPLAKNVVVVYLGGGLTHHDSFDPKPEAPAEIRGKYGTIGTKLAGIKFSDKMTELAKLTHLYALCRGQVTGSDHHETATQWMLTGNYGLMQGGDYPSLGAICAHELAPLSTLPPHIAIPRNASFTWELGKAAWLGERYESFKAGNVGDGNWQVPNLSLLPGVAEERLTRRQSMRQALDNVAKKFEYSDALTSMDAFQQKAAQLVLSPEARKAFDLKAESDATQTKYGKDFWGRQLLLARRLVEANTRFVLVNQGGWDHHAKIYEGCDSALPALDRSLAAFLSDMSERGLLKDTLVAVFGEFGRTSKLNKDAGRDHWGNAGCMLFAGAGVHGGQVIGETDERGEYTVSRPIRPTEVAATIYHALGIDYEKHLISPSGRPVAILPECQPVKELWSGA, from the coding sequence ATGCTGGATGTCAATGCCGGTCGGGAGTATGCGCGCTGCGATGGGATGACGCGGTGGGATTTCGTGCGCCTTGGGGCACTCTCCGCAGTGGGGCTGAGCCTGCCAGAGCTCCTGGCGCGTGAGGCATCCGGCAGAACCGAGAAGCCACTTGCCAAGAACGTGGTCGTGGTCTATCTCGGGGGCGGGCTGACGCATCATGACTCGTTCGATCCCAAGCCCGAGGCCCCGGCGGAGATTCGTGGCAAGTACGGCACGATTGGGACCAAGCTAGCCGGGATCAAGTTCTCCGACAAGATGACCGAGCTGGCGAAGCTTACCCACCTCTACGCGCTCTGCCGGGGGCAAGTGACCGGCTCCGACCACCACGAGACCGCGACCCAGTGGATGCTCACGGGAAACTATGGCCTGATGCAGGGCGGCGACTACCCCAGCCTCGGCGCGATCTGTGCCCATGAGCTGGCTCCGCTGAGCACCCTCCCGCCCCATATCGCCATCCCGCGCAACGCCAGCTTCACCTGGGAGCTGGGGAAAGCGGCCTGGCTTGGGGAGCGCTACGAGTCGTTTAAGGCGGGCAATGTCGGCGACGGCAACTGGCAGGTGCCGAACCTCTCGCTCCTGCCCGGAGTCGCGGAGGAGCGCCTGACCCGCCGCCAGAGCATGCGCCAAGCCCTCGACAATGTCGCTAAGAAGTTCGAGTACAGCGATGCGCTCACGAGCATGGATGCGTTTCAGCAGAAGGCCGCACAGCTAGTCCTCTCCCCCGAGGCGCGCAAGGCGTTTGACCTCAAGGCCGAGTCCGACGCGACCCAAACCAAATACGGCAAGGACTTCTGGGGCCGCCAGCTCCTCCTCGCACGGCGCTTGGTGGAGGCCAACACGCGCTTTGTCTTGGTGAACCAAGGCGGCTGGGACCACCACGCCAAGATCTACGAGGGCTGCGACAGCGCCCTCCCCGCGCTGGACCGCTCCCTCGCCGCCTTCCTCTCGGACATGAGCGAGCGGGGCCTGCTGAAAGACACGCTTGTCGCCGTCTTCGGGGAGTTCGGGCGCACGAGCAAGCTCAATAAAGACGCTGGCCGCGATCACTGGGGCAACGCGGGCTGTATGCTCTTTGCCGGCGCGGGTGTCCACGGCGGCCAAGTGATTGGGGAGACCGACGAGCGCGGGGAGTACACGGTCAGCCGCCCGATTCGCCCCACGGAAGTGGCCGCGACCATCTACCACGCGCTCGGGATCGACTACGAAAAGCATCTCATCTCACCGTCGGGCCGCCCGGTCGCCATCCTCCCCGAGTGCCAGCCGGTCAAAGAGCTCTGGTCGGGGGCATGA
- a CDS encoding DUF1549 domain-containing protein has translation MLASLLAVVLLAATPPKVARLEVTPSSVALDGRLARQRVLVTAVLSDGSRKDVTGQAKLSTWPPSLLQLAGSTLMPRTDGTGALKAELGSVSAKIPVGVKNTGVAPTYSFVNDVAPTLAKLGCSQGTCHGAASGKGGFKLSLRGYAPEQDFLAIVKALSGRRITREAPERSLFLRKPLGELPHRGGTVLTKGSPEHQLLLGWLQQGAPGPAEKEAPLAKLEILPGDRTLLPGETQRLLVRATYTDGRTEDVTHRALFSVNDPAIASVTDDGMAKQLRSGETAVLAKYRDKLTIVRLSAPFPNQLKDSAFTARTNYIDDAVNTKLKALHIEPSGRCTESEFLRRVSIDLIGTLPTEAEARAFLDDKAPDKREKLIDSLLSRPEFGLIWALKLGDLFTLRKENMSRKYALQLQAWLAEQLNADTGWDTLATKILTASGPLEDNRAGLFWLSRVPQKPNQGYWVRATENSTELIAQTFLGQRIGCAKCHNHPSEKFTQDDYYHFAALFHQVSGGGENEDGIPERLEAKHDPNLRHLRTNEISEPRPLDRSALVFAKDEDRRVKAAAWLVAQDDFARNAANRLWARCFGRGIVEPIDDLRSTNPASNEPLLAALAADLRKSNFKLKALLKTICLSITYQRTSTATPSSRLDTRYFSHYLPRRLPAEELADALAQVTQVPDRYQGQPEGARAIEVADAEIPSVMLDTFGRPPRILSGESERTCEPALGQALALLNSQEVQNKLTSGEGIVSQLVRAKKTNEEILDTLFLAALARYPKPAERLALEAQLTAAKNRDEALQDALWALLNSPEFLFNH, from the coding sequence ATGCTCGCCTCACTGCTCGCGGTTGTGCTCCTAGCCGCTACGCCCCCCAAGGTTGCACGCCTGGAAGTGACCCCGTCGTCGGTGGCGCTGGACGGTCGCCTGGCACGGCAGCGGGTGCTCGTCACGGCGGTCCTGAGCGATGGGAGCCGCAAAGACGTGACGGGCCAGGCCAAGCTCAGCACCTGGCCACCGTCGCTGCTCCAGCTCGCAGGAAGCACGCTCATGCCGCGCACCGACGGCACGGGCGCGCTCAAGGCCGAGCTAGGCAGTGTCAGCGCCAAGATTCCGGTGGGCGTCAAGAACACCGGAGTCGCCCCCACCTACTCCTTTGTCAACGATGTGGCCCCCACCCTCGCCAAGCTGGGCTGCAGCCAAGGGACGTGCCACGGTGCGGCGTCGGGGAAGGGCGGCTTTAAGCTCTCCCTGCGCGGCTACGCCCCCGAGCAGGACTTTCTGGCGATTGTCAAGGCGCTGAGTGGCCGCCGCATCACCCGCGAGGCACCGGAGCGGAGCCTGTTTCTACGCAAGCCGCTGGGCGAGCTTCCCCATCGCGGCGGGACGGTGCTCACGAAGGGCTCCCCCGAGCACCAGCTTCTTCTCGGCTGGCTCCAGCAGGGTGCACCCGGCCCGGCTGAGAAAGAAGCGCCCCTCGCCAAGCTCGAGATCCTCCCCGGCGACCGCACGCTCCTGCCCGGCGAGACCCAGCGCCTGCTGGTCCGCGCCACCTACACCGATGGCCGCACCGAGGATGTCACCCACCGCGCCCTGTTCTCCGTCAACGATCCCGCGATCGCCTCGGTCACCGACGATGGCATGGCAAAGCAGCTCCGCTCGGGGGAGACCGCAGTGCTGGCCAAGTACCGCGACAAGCTCACGATTGTCCGCCTGAGCGCCCCGTTCCCCAACCAACTCAAAGACAGCGCCTTCACCGCCCGCACGAACTACATCGACGATGCGGTCAACACAAAGCTCAAGGCGCTCCATATCGAGCCGTCGGGCCGCTGCACCGAGAGCGAGTTTCTGCGCCGCGTCTCTATCGACCTGATCGGCACCCTCCCCACCGAGGCTGAGGCACGCGCCTTTCTCGACGACAAAGCCCCCGACAAGCGCGAGAAGCTCATCGACAGCCTGCTCTCCCGCCCGGAGTTTGGCCTGATCTGGGCGCTCAAGCTGGGGGACTTGTTCACGCTCCGCAAGGAGAACATGAGCCGCAAGTACGCCCTGCAGCTCCAGGCCTGGCTCGCGGAGCAGCTCAACGCCGATACCGGGTGGGACACGCTCGCCACCAAGATCCTCACCGCCTCGGGGCCGCTGGAAGACAATCGGGCCGGCCTCTTCTGGCTCAGCCGTGTGCCGCAGAAACCGAACCAGGGCTACTGGGTGCGCGCCACGGAGAACTCCACGGAGCTGATCGCCCAGACCTTCCTAGGCCAGCGGATCGGGTGCGCCAAGTGCCACAACCACCCGAGCGAGAAGTTCACGCAAGACGATTACTACCACTTTGCGGCGCTCTTTCACCAAGTCAGCGGCGGCGGCGAGAACGAGGACGGCATCCCCGAGCGCCTCGAGGCCAAGCACGACCCGAACCTGCGCCACCTGCGCACCAACGAGATCTCCGAGCCGCGCCCCCTCGACCGCTCCGCGCTGGTCTTCGCCAAGGACGAAGACCGGCGGGTGAAGGCAGCCGCTTGGCTCGTGGCCCAAGACGACTTCGCGCGCAACGCCGCCAACCGGCTCTGGGCGCGCTGCTTTGGACGCGGGATTGTGGAGCCGATCGACGACCTGCGCTCCACCAACCCCGCCAGCAACGAGCCGCTGCTGGCCGCCCTCGCCGCGGACCTGCGCAAGAGCAACTTCAAGCTCAAGGCCCTGCTCAAGACCATCTGCCTCTCGATCACCTACCAGCGCACCAGCACCGCCACCCCGAGTAGCCGCCTTGACACGCGCTACTTCTCGCACTACCTCCCACGTCGCCTCCCTGCCGAGGAGCTCGCCGATGCCCTCGCGCAAGTGACCCAGGTCCCCGACCGCTACCAAGGCCAGCCTGAGGGAGCGCGCGCCATCGAGGTCGCCGATGCCGAGATTCCCTCCGTGATGCTCGACACCTTTGGCCGCCCGCCGCGCATTCTCTCTGGCGAGTCCGAGCGCACCTGCGAGCCCGCCCTCGGGCAGGCACTGGCGCTGCTCAACTCCCAAGAGGTGCAGAATAAGCTCACCAGCGGCGAGGGGATTGTCAGCCAGCTGGTGAGGGCCAAGAAAACGAACGAAGAGATCCTGGACACGCTCTTTCTTGCCGCCCTCGCCCGCTACCCCAAGCCCGCCGAGCGGCTCGCGCTCGAAGCCCAGCTCACGGCTGCCAAGAACCGCGACGAAGCCCTGCAAGACGCGCTCTGGGCGCTCCTCAACAGCCCGGAGTTTCTCTTCAATCACTGA
- a CDS encoding GNAT family N-acetyltransferase, whose product MTLRTFDPTRDYPAVVAIYNANFPGFQESENEFRFSDNYRDEKHHFARLVAEDDSGAVVGFGQSGHDTHSFHPTHFEVDIFVAPEQQGKGYGKALFDRVLADLAPLQPTVLRTHTVEGTERALRFLTDRGFVEGMSYAESWLDVDAFDPSRFAGAEERVLSQGIRLTTLAELGATNPDVRQKFYAFTQIIQADIPSPEPFTPLPYEVWAKRFEHAGYLPEANFLALDGDSFVGLSTLWAREADNHLQTGATGIARSHRRRGIALALKLRALAFAKERGAPIIRTDNEVNNEGMLSINRALGFVRQPGWVGFVASPPSPAGRGLGGRREAVY is encoded by the coding sequence ATGACCCTTCGTACCTTTGACCCCACCCGCGACTACCCTGCCGTCGTCGCCATCTACAACGCCAACTTCCCAGGCTTCCAGGAGTCCGAGAATGAGTTCCGCTTTAGTGACAATTACCGCGACGAAAAACACCACTTTGCTCGCCTTGTCGCGGAAGACGATAGTGGCGCGGTTGTTGGCTTTGGCCAGAGCGGCCACGACACGCACAGCTTCCACCCCACCCACTTTGAGGTAGATATCTTTGTCGCGCCCGAGCAGCAAGGGAAGGGCTACGGCAAGGCGCTCTTTGACCGCGTTCTCGCCGACCTGGCACCTCTCCAGCCCACCGTGCTCCGTACCCACACGGTCGAGGGCACCGAGCGCGCCCTGCGCTTCCTCACCGACCGGGGCTTTGTTGAGGGCATGAGCTACGCCGAGTCGTGGCTCGATGTGGACGCGTTTGATCCCAGCCGCTTTGCCGGTGCCGAGGAGCGCGTGCTCTCCCAGGGGATTCGTCTCACGACACTGGCGGAGCTGGGGGCCACCAACCCCGACGTGCGCCAGAAATTCTACGCGTTCACCCAGATTATCCAGGCCGATATTCCCTCACCAGAGCCCTTCACGCCGCTCCCCTACGAGGTCTGGGCCAAGCGCTTTGAGCACGCGGGCTACCTCCCCGAGGCGAACTTCTTGGCACTCGATGGCGACTCCTTTGTGGGGCTGAGCACGCTCTGGGCACGTGAGGCCGACAACCACCTTCAGACCGGAGCCACGGGCATTGCGCGCTCGCATCGCCGTCGGGGGATCGCGCTTGCGCTGAAGCTTCGTGCGCTCGCCTTCGCCAAAGAGCGCGGCGCTCCCATCATCCGCACTGACAACGAGGTTAACAACGAGGGAATGCTCTCGATCAACCGGGCACTGGGCTTTGTGCGCCAGCCCGGCTGGGTCGGGTTTGTTGCTTCCCCCCCATCCCCCGCCGGGCGGGGGTTAGGGGGCAGGAGAGAGGCGGTATACTAA